The DNA segment CTCATCCTCGCCTGGACCACTGCCACCACTTTCGCTCGCTCCGTCATCGTCGCCCCCCGCCCCTTGCCCTTGATCGATTGTCAGAACCTCAACCTTCGCCGACCCGGCGTCCCTGCCAGACCGGCGCGCTTCTTTTAGCCCGGCACGCCACCGACCCCGGGTGGGTCACCGCTTAAGCCCCTGGCGAGCCGGCTGAGCGGTCGGCCCAGATCCACCATCTGACGAAGTTCCTCGGGGGTCGCGCTCAAGATATGATCGCGGTGCACTCCGCGAATCGTCTTATCGAGGGTGAAGTGCTTTTCGATAAATTGCGCGCCGCGAGCAATCGCCAGCAGGCAGCCTTCGATGCCGTGCATATGGTCGCTGTAGCCGTAGTACCCGTCCGGCTCAAAACGCTCCGGAAGCCCCTCCAGGTGCACCGGGTAGGTGGGGTAATGAGAGCGGCAGAAGATATAGCGCAGGGTGTCGGTGGGCGGCCCAAAGGGCAGGTCTTCGCCTGTCCACCAGCCCAGCGAGATGTACGTCTCGCGCCCCTGCTCAAGCACCCGCTCCACGAGCTCCGGTTTGTCGACGACGGTGCGTGAGGCGATCTTGTAGCGGCTCGGATTAAGCGGACGCGCCAGCTCCAGGGCCTCTTCGTTGATGATCGAGGCCATGAAGTCGATCTCCCACCACTCGCACCAACGCTTGAGCTGCATGGCCATATCGGGGTTGATGTGGTTGAGCTCCCCGGGCTGATCGCGCCAGCCAAACTGAAACTTGGCCACATCGGCCCCGGAGAGTTTGGCCTGGCGGATCAGCTCGTAGGCCAGATCGAAGTTCCCCTCATGGTTGAGTCCTATTTCGGCAACAAAAAGCATGGTTTCCCCTCCCTTAAGGCGCCTCAATGAGCGCCTGCAACCTGTTGATTTTACTCAATGATCACTCTGCAGCAGCCGTCGGAGGCTCCTGCCGTCGCTCGCCATCGTGTCGCAGAAGGTGGTCGAGCATCCAGCGGTCGAAGTCGCTCTTGAGCTGAAAGCTCTCCCGCCAGGGCATCACCACATGCGAGATGCTCTTGCCGTGGTAGTCGTCCGAGCGGATCGCGTCGCGCCAGACCGCGGTCACGGCACCGTTGAAGACGTAAAGCCCCTCACGCTCCAGGCGCAGCTTGCGCATCATCGCCGGGTTGAGCGGCTCCAGGCCGTCGGCACCATGCTGAAAGTGCATGTCGAAATCCTCGTAGACGCTGATCACGCTGTCGGCGTCGTAAAGCACCAGGGTGTCGAGCGCCTTGGTAATGTGTTCGGCGCGACGAAGCGGACTGTGAGCGCTGAGCACCACCACCACGTCGGGAAAGAGATCGTGGTCGGTCTCCAGACGCGTGATGGCGTCGTGCACAACCTCCGAGAGCTTGCGATCGGCCTCCGAGAGGGCCGAGGGGCGCAGCATCGCCGGGATATCGCGCGTGGCGCAGTGCTCCACCACCCGCGGGCAGTCGGTGGTGACCCAGATCGCGTCAAAACGCCCGCTGGCCCGCGCCGACTCCAGGGTGTGGTCGATGAGCGGACGGCCTCCCACCTCGCTCAAAACCACATCGGGCATGCTCTTGTAGGTGTTTTTGGCGGGCACAAGCCCCACCACCCGTGGCTTGACCGCCCCTTCGAGCTTCTCGGCCATGGAGCGCTTGATCTGGCGGCGCGCGGTAAGCAGACGATCTTCGTTGCGGCTCAGCGACTCGGGATGCTGGCGGTAGAAGAAGAGCGGCGTGGCCACCCCATCCACCGCATAATGGCGCGAGACCTTGAGCCAGAGCTCGTAGCCATCCTGGGCGTTGTGGCGCTCGTCGTAGCCGCCCAGCGCCTTGAGCACCCTGCGGCGCACCATCGTGCAGGCCCCGTGGGCCGGCAGGTCGAGCAGGCGAGCCTCGCTGCCCGGGAGCTTGCGCTGCTCCACCCCCAGAAATCGCCCCTCGGCGTCGACATAGACATAATTGGGGTAGACCAGCGCCACCTCCGGGCGACGCTCCATACGCTCGCTCATCACCAGAAGCGCCGACTCATCGAGCCAGTCATCGGCGTCCAGGCGCATGATGTATTTGCCGCGGGCCATCTCCAGCACGCGATTGGCGTTGCGCTGCAGGCCCTGCGCCTGATCATGACGCAGCACGCGGATGCGCTGCGGGTCTTTTTGCAGATAACGCTGACAGATCTCCGGCGTCTCATCGCTGGAGGCGTCATCGACGATGATCAGCTCCCAGTTCTGCAGGCTCTGCGCCAGAACACTCTCAACAGCCTGCTCCAGATAACGCCCGTAGTTATGGCAGGTGATGTATACGCTGACTAACGGCCTCTCCATCTCGCCCCCCTGCGAAAATCTTCGGTGAAGTCGGCAAATGTGCGCGTGCGTGCCTTCGATGTGGGCTCGGCAGACGACGCGCCACCGGGCCCCCGGCCCCCTCTCAGGCCGGCGCGCAACCGCCAGGGGCGCGCGCTCAAGATAAGGAGCACCAGCAGGTACATCGGCATCATCGGCACCCGGTAGCGCGAGAGGGTGCCCAGGTTGGTGGTCGCAAGCCCCACGCCCAGCCCGAAAAGCAGCACGAAGACCACGCAAAAGATCAGCGGCGGTGAGCTGCGCAGCACCCGCCACGCCCCCCTCGCCCCCAGTACCCATAAGATGCGCACCCAGAGCAGAAGCACCAGCGTGGTCTCCACCGCGTTGATAGCTGCCACCGCGTTATGCGCCTCAAAGATAAAGGGCCGAAAGAGCGAGGCCGAGATCGCCAGAGGCGCAAAGGCCAGCTGCCCCCCAAGGCTCGTGGTCGTGCCATCGCCCATGCTGTAGGAGGAGCCCCCCTGGATGCGTTCGCCCTGGTACTGCAGGTTGGCCGTCTCCTCGGCCAACGAGTCCAACGAGTACTGCGGAAAGATCTGTCCCAGGCCGATCATAGCGCCCACACCCGCCGCCCCTAAGATCGCGATCTGAAAGGGTTTTCTGGCGATCGCAACCGTACCATGGGTGGCCATGGAGCGCCGCCAGTACCACCAGAGCGCGGCGGCGGCCACCATCGGAAAAAGGATGTAGCTTTTGACCAGCGCCACAGCCACCGCCCCGGCAGCCAACCACAGAATCCCCCAGCCCTTGCCGCGGCTCCCCAGCAGACGGTGCAGCCCGTAGATCATCCAGCCTAAGCCCCCCATCGCCACCGCTTCTTTGACCACCCCGCTCGTCCAGAAGACCGCCGAGGGCACAAGCAGCGTGGCTACCATCACCTGCAAACGCAGCTCTTTGCCAAAATGCGCGCTGAAGGTGCGGTACATCGCCAGCTGGCCGCTAAACGCCACAAAGCTCAAGATCAGCCCGCAACCAAACATCGAGGAGCCGGTCAGGATCAGCAAAAAGGCCGTGATCCCGATCAT comes from the Lujinxingia sediminis genome and includes:
- a CDS encoding N-acetylneuraminate synthase family protein; the protein is MLFVAEIGLNHEGNFDLAYELIRQAKLSGADVAKFQFGWRDQPGELNHINPDMAMQLKRWCEWWEIDFMASIINEEALELARPLNPSRYKIASRTVVDKPELVERVLEQGRETYISLGWWTGEDLPFGPPTDTLRYIFCRSHYPTYPVHLEGLPERFEPDGYYGYSDHMHGIEGCLLAIARGAQFIEKHFTLDKTIRGVHRDHILSATPEELRQMVDLGRPLSRLARGLSGDPPGVGGVPG
- a CDS encoding glycosyltransferase family 2 protein, with product MERPLVSVYITCHNYGRYLEQAVESVLAQSLQNWELIIVDDASSDETPEICQRYLQKDPQRIRVLRHDQAQGLQRNANRVLEMARGKYIMRLDADDWLDESALLVMSERMERRPEVALVYPNYVYVDAEGRFLGVEQRKLPGSEARLLDLPAHGACTMVRRRVLKALGGYDERHNAQDGYELWLKVSRHYAVDGVATPLFFYRQHPESLSRNEDRLLTARRQIKRSMAEKLEGAVKPRVVGLVPAKNTYKSMPDVVLSEVGGRPLIDHTLESARASGRFDAIWVTTDCPRVVEHCATRDIPAMLRPSALSEADRKLSEVVHDAITRLETDHDLFPDVVVVLSAHSPLRRAEHITKALDTLVLYDADSVISVYEDFDMHFQHGADGLEPLNPAMMRKLRLEREGLYVFNGAVTAVWRDAIRSDDYHGKSISHVVMPWRESFQLKSDFDRWMLDHLLRHDGERRQEPPTAAAE